A genome region from Deltaproteobacteria bacterium includes the following:
- the glgC gene encoding glucose-1-phosphate adenylyltransferase, producing the protein MNFASGGDVLAIVLAGGAGTRLKPLTTSRAKPAVPFGGHYRLIDFVLSNLVNSHIFRIMVLTQYQSYSLIRHLSRGWTFSSQLSQFCETIPATEGQNKGWYLGSADALWQNLTYIRRDRPRYVAVFGADHIYRMDIRQMVAEHERAMADVSVAVIPQPRSEASQFGCIGIDDTGRITSFVEKPANPPEMPGRPGQSLVSMGNYIFSLDALERMLAEDAGKEGSSHDIGRDLLPSWVERMNLHAYDFSRNIIPGSNPNEVGYWRDVGTIDAYWKASMDLIQVSPEFNLYNREWPLITAREHHPPAKFVFADRETSRIGVATDSLVCDGVVVSGGLIDRSILSPRVRINSYATVAESVIFEGVDIGRRSKLKRVIVDKHVRIPPDTVIGYELDADRARGFTVTESGVVVVPAGATFT; encoded by the coding sequence ATGAATTTCGCATCGGGAGGCGATGTGCTGGCCATTGTTCTGGCAGGAGGCGCCGGTACGCGTCTGAAGCCCCTAACCACGAGCCGGGCCAAGCCGGCCGTTCCGTTCGGTGGACATTACCGCCTGATCGATTTCGTGCTGTCGAACCTGGTCAATTCGCACATCTTCAGGATCATGGTGCTGACCCAGTACCAGAGCTACTCATTGATCCGGCATTTGTCCCGCGGCTGGACATTTTCGTCGCAACTGAGCCAGTTCTGTGAAACCATCCCGGCAACGGAAGGGCAGAACAAGGGCTGGTATCTGGGGTCGGCCGATGCCCTTTGGCAGAATCTCACCTACATCCGAAGGGACCGGCCCCGTTATGTGGCGGTGTTTGGCGCCGATCATATCTACCGCATGGATATACGGCAGATGGTTGCCGAGCATGAGCGCGCCATGGCCGATGTCAGTGTGGCGGTTATTCCGCAACCCCGCTCGGAGGCAAGCCAGTTCGGCTGTATCGGAATAGACGATACTGGCCGGATTACGAGTTTTGTCGAGAAGCCGGCCAATCCACCCGAAATGCCGGGGCGGCCCGGTCAGTCCCTGGTGTCAATGGGAAACTATATTTTCAGCCTGGATGCGCTGGAGAGAATGCTCGCCGAGGACGCCGGCAAGGAGGGCAGCTCCCACGACATCGGGAGGGATCTGCTGCCATCCTGGGTGGAACGCATGAACCTGCACGCCTATGATTTTTCCCGGAATATCATTCCGGGAAGCAACCCGAATGAAGTGGGCTACTGGCGCGACGTAGGAACGATAGATGCCTACTGGAAGGCGTCGATGGACCTCATCCAAGTAAGTCCCGAGTTCAACCTGTACAATCGTGAGTGGCCCCTGATCACCGCCCGTGAACATCATCCGCCGGCGAAGTTTGTCTTCGCGGACCGTGAAACGTCCCGTATCGGCGTGGCGACTGATTCACTGGTCTGTGATGGCGTCGTCGTCTCGGGCGGTCTTATAGACCGCTCGATCCTGAGCCCAAGGGTCCGGATCAACTCCTACGCAACCGTTGCAGAGAGCGTGATCTTTGAAGGCGTGGATATCGGCCGCCGATCGAAACTGAAGCGGGTGATTGTCGACAAGCACGTCCGGATTCCGCCGGATACGGTGATCGGATACGAGCTGGATGCCGACCGGGCCCGGGGCTTCACGGTGACCGAAAGCGGCGTGGTGGTGGTGCCGGCGGGGGCAACCTTTACTTGA
- a CDS encoding 2-hydroxychromene-2-carboxylate isomerase: protein MNTVEFFYDFSSPWTYLAQTQIEALCQRNNARLRYRPLFLGGLFKTTGHTPTMSNPLKWKYSLADMEDWASHYGVPLKMPSRFPINTLGALRASAAIEKAGHDPARFIGAVFRAYWAEDADISNPDVLASLLEKSGEDTEAILAATQTEEIKSAVKESTDEAHRRGVFGAPSFFVGDKMFWGNDRLQFLENWLKRHPA from the coding sequence ATGAATACCGTCGAGTTTTTCTACGACTTCTCCAGCCCCTGGACCTACCTTGCACAGACGCAGATCGAGGCCCTCTGCCAGCGGAACAACGCAAGGCTCCGCTACCGGCCGCTGTTTCTGGGCGGGTTATTCAAGACCACAGGCCATACGCCCACGATGAGCAACCCGCTCAAGTGGAAATACAGTCTCGCCGACATGGAAGATTGGGCATCACATTACGGCGTCCCCCTCAAGATGCCCTCACGTTTTCCCATCAACACGCTCGGCGCGCTTCGGGCATCGGCCGCAATAGAGAAAGCCGGCCATGACCCTGCCCGTTTCATCGGAGCGGTTTTCCGGGCCTACTGGGCCGAGGACGCGGATATTTCGAACCCGGACGTGCTGGCCTCCCTGCTCGAAAAATCCGGAGAGGACACAGAGGCCATCCTTGCCGCTACCCAGACCGAGGAGATCAAGAGCGCCGTCAAGGAATCCACCGATGAAGCCCACCGGCGCGGGGTATTTGGCGCTCCGTCATTCTTTGTGGGCGACAAGATGTTCTGGGGGAATGACCGGCTCCAGTTCCTGGAGAACTGGCTCAAGCGGCATCCGGCATAA
- the alaS gene encoding alanine--tRNA ligase translates to MTTRELREAFLTYFESKGHRRVPSSSLVPMLAPGKTDETILFTNAGMNQFKRTFLGEEKRDYRRATSCQKCVRAGGKHNDLENVGFTRRHHTFFEMLGNFSFGDYFKEDAIRFAWEFLTGVLQLPKDRLWVTIFEKDDEAGELWKKHTDVLPGRVLKMGEADNFWRMGDTGPCGPCTEIHIDLGDSDPMKGSGPGSPDDVNERYIELWNLVFMQFNQKADGRMEPLPKPSVDTGAGLERIAAVLQGANGNYETDAIRNIISDAEKITGTRFGASSEPDSSLRVLADHIRAAVFLIGDGVLPSREGRGYVLRRIMRRAIRHGKKLGMEKPFFNGLAAAVVREMGDVYPEIAQKEGYIREAIRTEEELFLKTLSQGLDLLQGQLAILDTYQQKGKPRRLDGSFAFRLYDTYGFPLDLTLTLGREMGFEVDEAEFDREMDAQRERSRDAARQVTAAADEVYQKFAGQKTLFAGYETPQVSAKITAIIHHGQPVSEVHKGADIEFIVDRTPFYGESGGQVGDTGNARTGTAHVRVDDVHKPLENLFVHRGHVEQGTLKVGDSIELHIDEVRRQRIRRNHSATHLLHAALRRTLGTHVSQAGSLVAADRLRFDFSHQKRLDDRELTTIEALVNEAIRRNDPVDARVTSYDEACKAGAMALFGEKYGDEVRVIRMGDFSMELCGGTHVSHTGDIGLFKIIREEAVAGGVRRVTAVTGEAALAEFARAERTLESLAEKLAVPAADIPARVEKLLERVKELEHEVDKLKRKLISGEGRADIGSLIDRSGPVAKIVHRLDGADAGTLREFADRAREKLGSGVVVAASENEGRAGLIVAATADLKNKVNAGAIVKEIAPLIGGKGGGKPDMAQAGGNDPTGIPNALARAKELLSK, encoded by the coding sequence ATGACCACTCGCGAATTGCGCGAGGCGTTTCTCACCTACTTCGAGTCGAAGGGCCACCGGCGCGTGCCGTCGTCTTCACTGGTGCCGATGCTGGCGCCGGGAAAGACAGATGAAACCATCCTGTTCACCAATGCCGGCATGAACCAGTTCAAGCGGACCTTTCTTGGCGAGGAAAAACGGGACTATCGCCGGGCGACGAGCTGCCAGAAGTGCGTCCGGGCGGGGGGCAAGCATAACGACCTGGAAAACGTCGGCTTTACCCGCCGTCATCACACATTCTTCGAGATGCTGGGGAACTTTTCCTTTGGCGACTATTTCAAGGAAGACGCCATCAGGTTTGCGTGGGAGTTCCTTACCGGTGTCCTCCAGCTTCCGAAGGACCGGCTCTGGGTGACGATCTTCGAGAAGGACGACGAGGCGGGCGAACTCTGGAAAAAGCATACGGACGTGCTGCCGGGCCGTGTGCTCAAGATGGGCGAGGCCGACAACTTCTGGCGCATGGGAGACACAGGCCCCTGCGGACCATGCACTGAAATCCATATTGACCTCGGCGACAGTGATCCGATGAAGGGCAGCGGACCCGGGTCACCGGACGACGTGAACGAGCGTTATATTGAGCTGTGGAATCTCGTCTTCATGCAGTTCAACCAGAAGGCTGACGGCCGCATGGAGCCTTTGCCCAAGCCCTCGGTCGATACGGGCGCGGGGCTGGAGCGTATCGCGGCGGTGCTTCAGGGGGCGAACGGCAACTATGAGACCGATGCCATCCGGAATATCATCTCGGATGCCGAAAAGATCACTGGCACCAGATTCGGTGCAAGCTCTGAACCGGACAGTTCGCTCCGGGTATTGGCCGACCATATCCGGGCCGCGGTATTCCTGATCGGCGACGGCGTGCTGCCGTCACGCGAAGGCCGTGGGTACGTTCTCCGGCGCATCATGCGGCGGGCGATCCGGCACGGCAAGAAACTCGGCATGGAAAAGCCGTTCTTCAATGGCCTGGCCGCCGCTGTCGTGCGCGAAATGGGCGATGTCTACCCGGAGATCGCGCAGAAAGAGGGCTATATTCGGGAGGCGATCCGGACCGAGGAAGAACTGTTCCTGAAGACACTGTCGCAGGGACTGGACCTTCTGCAGGGGCAACTGGCGATCCTCGATACCTACCAGCAGAAGGGAAAGCCCCGCCGGCTCGACGGCTCCTTCGCGTTCAGGCTTTACGATACCTACGGTTTTCCGCTGGATCTCACGCTCACGCTGGGCCGCGAGATGGGGTTCGAGGTGGACGAGGCGGAATTCGATAGAGAGATGGATGCCCAGCGTGAACGCTCCAGGGACGCGGCCCGCCAGGTTACGGCGGCGGCCGACGAAGTTTACCAGAAGTTCGCCGGCCAGAAGACGCTTTTTGCCGGATATGAAACGCCGCAGGTGAGTGCGAAAATCACGGCGATCATTCACCACGGACAGCCGGTAAGTGAAGTCCACAAAGGCGCCGATATCGAGTTCATAGTGGACAGGACGCCGTTTTACGGGGAAAGCGGCGGGCAGGTGGGGGATACGGGTAATGCCCGGACCGGCACGGCCCATGTCCGTGTGGATGACGTGCATAAGCCGCTGGAAAACCTGTTTGTCCACCGGGGGCACGTGGAGCAGGGAACGCTGAAGGTAGGCGATTCCATCGAACTGCATATCGACGAAGTGCGCCGCCAGCGCATACGTCGCAACCATTCCGCGACACACCTGTTGCATGCGGCCCTCCGTCGCACGCTTGGTACGCACGTCTCCCAGGCTGGATCGCTGGTCGCTGCCGACCGGCTCAGGTTCGACTTTTCGCACCAGAAACGGCTGGACGACCGGGAACTCACCACCATCGAGGCGCTGGTGAACGAGGCGATCCGCCGGAACGATCCGGTCGACGCACGGGTGACATCGTACGATGAGGCCTGCAAGGCCGGAGCGATGGCGCTCTTTGGCGAGAAATATGGTGATGAGGTGCGCGTCATCCGGATGGGTGACTTCTCGATGGAACTGTGCGGTGGAACCCATGTCTCCCATACCGGGGATATCGGCCTGTTCAAGATCATCCGCGAAGAAGCCGTGGCAGGCGGAGTCAGACGTGTTACCGCCGTGACGGGCGAGGCGGCGCTGGCTGAGTTTGCCCGCGCCGAACGGACACTGGAGTCGCTGGCTGAGAAGCTGGCGGTCCCGGCGGCAGATATACCGGCGCGGGTGGAGAAACTCCTGGAGCGGGTGAAAGAGCTTGAGCACGAGGTGGACAAGCTGAAGCGCAAGCTCATATCCGGAGAAGGCAGGGCCGACATTGGTTCGCTTATCGACCGGTCCGGTCCGGTTGCGAAAATCGTTCACCGGCTGGACGGCGCCGATGCCGGAACGCTGCGCGAGTTTGCCGACCGGGCGAGGGAAAAGCTGGGCTCAGGAGTCGTCGTCGCGGCCTCGGAGAATGAGGGCAGGGCCGGCCTTATCGTGGCGGCGACGGCGGACCTCAAAAACAAGGTCAACGCCGGTGCGATCGTGAAGGAGATCGCTCCACTGATCGGGGGCAAGGGTGGTGGCAAGCCCGACATGGCCCAGGCCGGCGGGAACGACCCTACGGGGATTCCAAACGCACTGGCACGCGCAAAAGAGTTGCTGTCGAAATAA
- a CDS encoding type IV pilus twitching motility protein PilT has translation MELNEILKTALSRGSSDIHIKAGLPPILRLNGALTPFKDAPRLTPDIVNKMAFGIMNNAQKNKFKEFNECDLAYGVPGLGRFRVNVFQQRGTIGMVLRSIPFNILSVDQLNLPPVLKKIAMYERGLVLVTGTTGSGKSTTLAAMIDHVNQSRTAHIMTIEDPIEFLHRDKKSIINQREVGFDTVSFAQALRSALRQDPDVILVGEMRDFETIEIALTAAETGHLVFSTLHTLDAAETITRIVTAFPPYQQNQVRLQLGGIVKGIISQRLVPTKDGKGRVAAVEVMVSTARTRECMEDKEKVKEIRSAIQKGFQTYGMQTFDQSLFYHFKRGAIAYEEALRQSSNPDDFALRVSGISGTSDTDFDEFGEAAEGELEQAHGGDDSDLELE, from the coding sequence ATGGAGCTGAACGAAATCCTCAAGACGGCTCTCAGCCGGGGGAGTTCGGATATTCATATCAAGGCGGGATTGCCGCCGATCTTGCGTCTGAATGGGGCCCTGACGCCGTTCAAGGATGCCCCACGGCTCACTCCGGATATCGTCAACAAGATGGCGTTTGGCATCATGAACAACGCCCAGAAAAACAAGTTCAAGGAGTTTAACGAATGTGACCTGGCATATGGCGTGCCGGGGCTTGGCCGTTTTCGTGTCAACGTGTTCCAGCAGCGGGGCACCATCGGGATGGTGCTCCGGTCGATACCGTTCAATATCCTGTCGGTTGACCAGCTCAACCTGCCGCCGGTGCTGAAAAAGATCGCCATGTATGAACGCGGACTGGTGCTCGTGACCGGGACCACCGGTTCGGGCAAGTCCACGACACTCGCCGCAATGATCGATCATGTAAACCAGAGCCGAACGGCTCATATCATGACGATCGAGGATCCGATCGAGTTTCTGCATCGTGACAAGAAATCGATCATCAACCAGCGGGAAGTCGGCTTCGATACCGTCAGCTTCGCACAGGCGCTCCGGTCAGCCCTTCGCCAGGATCCGGACGTGATTCTGGTAGGCGAAATGCGCGATTTCGAAACGATCGAGATCGCCCTCACGGCGGCGGAAACCGGGCATCTCGTGTTTTCGACCCTGCATACACTGGATGCGGCCGAGACAATCACCCGTATCGTGACGGCGTTCCCGCCGTATCAGCAGAACCAGGTCCGGTTGCAGCTTGGCGGTATTGTGAAGGGAATCATCTCCCAGCGGCTGGTGCCCACCAAGGACGGGAAGGGCCGCGTGGCGGCGGTGGAGGTAATGGTCTCCACCGCACGCACCCGCGAGTGCATGGAGGATAAGGAAAAGGTCAAGGAAATCCGGTCCGCCATCCAGAAGGGTTTCCAGACCTACGGTATGCAGACTTTCGACCAGTCGCTTTTCTACCACTTCAAGCGTGGCGCCATCGCCTATGAGGAGGCCCTGCGGCAGAGCTCCAATCCTGACGACTTCGCACTTCGCGTGTCGGGTATTTCCGGCACCTCGGATACCGACTTCGACGAGTTTGGCGAGGCGGCCGAAGGCGAACTGGAGCAGGCGCACGGTGGTGACGACAGCGATCTTGAGCTGGAATGA
- a CDS encoding glycogen synthase, translating to MARIWMVSSECSPWAKSGGLGDAVAALSGELARTGDEVRVFVPGYASVRREDFSHHDGYISVPLGSHDEPAELRSLETPDGLIVTIVEAPAFFGRPGFYGEQGQDYPDNDRRFAFFARAVTELAVRGRPDILHVHDWQAALVSFFARHVIPWPDRRPGIVLTIHNVGYQGSFPMSALGLLSIPWNEIESHLNGGPLEFYGTFNFLKAGIQSADLVNTVSPAHASETLAPDLGFGLDGLLRHLGDRYRGILNGIDQRAWNPETGRFLAHHFSVDDLAGKGRLKQEVFDRFGLLGGERPPLIALVSRLVWQKGIDVALEALGPAIQQGARLVALGSGDPELEEGLRILERTFPGSVAVRIGFDENLSHLLIAAADMVLIPSRYEPCGLIQMQAMRYGALPVACRTGGLADTITDLADYPDTGTGFLFSGPTAGALRHVLDRALALYRTDPAAWTTAMRRAMRKDFSWGRSAAEYRGLYRRALEMR from the coding sequence ATGGCTCGAATCTGGATGGTTTCGTCGGAGTGTTCTCCGTGGGCGAAATCGGGCGGACTGGGAGATGCCGTCGCGGCACTCTCGGGTGAACTCGCCCGGACCGGTGACGAAGTCCGGGTGTTTGTTCCGGGCTATGCATCTGTCCGGCGCGAGGACTTCAGTCATCATGACGGCTACATATCGGTCCCGCTCGGAAGCCACGACGAACCGGCGGAATTGAGATCGCTGGAAACACCGGATGGCCTGATCGTGACCATCGTCGAGGCACCGGCATTTTTTGGACGGCCGGGATTTTATGGCGAGCAGGGGCAGGACTATCCCGACAACGACCGGAGGTTCGCGTTTTTTGCCCGCGCCGTAACTGAACTGGCCGTTCGTGGGAGGCCGGACATCCTTCATGTCCATGACTGGCAGGCAGCGCTGGTTTCCTTTTTCGCACGGCATGTGATTCCGTGGCCGGACCGCCGTCCGGGGATTGTGCTCACCATCCACAATGTCGGATACCAGGGATCGTTCCCGATGAGTGCGCTGGGCCTTCTTTCCATCCCATGGAACGAAATTGAAAGCCATCTGAACGGGGGCCCTCTGGAGTTCTACGGCACCTTCAATTTCCTCAAGGCGGGCATCCAGTCCGCCGACCTTGTGAATACGGTCAGCCCGGCCCATGCCAGCGAAACGCTTGCACCTGATCTTGGTTTTGGCCTCGACGGCCTGCTCAGGCATCTGGGGGACCGTTACCGGGGTATTCTGAACGGCATTGACCAGCGGGCATGGAACCCCGAAACAGGCAGATTCCTCGCACACCATTTCAGTGTGGATGATCTGGCCGGAAAGGGGCGGCTGAAGCAGGAGGTATTTGACCGTTTTGGCCTGCTCGGCGGAGAACGGCCGCCGCTCATCGCCCTGGTGAGCCGTCTTGTCTGGCAGAAAGGGATCGATGTTGCGCTGGAAGCACTGGGTCCGGCCATCCAGCAGGGTGCCCGTCTCGTTGCACTGGGGTCAGGCGATCCTGAACTTGAGGAAGGGCTCAGGATTCTGGAACGGACATTCCCGGGAAGCGTTGCGGTCCGGATCGGTTTCGATGAAAATCTGTCACATCTTCTGATTGCTGCCGCCGACATGGTTCTGATCCCGTCCCGGTATGAACCCTGCGGGCTCATCCAGATGCAAGCGATGCGGTATGGCGCCCTGCCGGTGGCCTGCCGGACCGGTGGTCTCGCCGATACGATCACTGATCTGGCGGATTATCCCGATACAGGGACGGGGTTTCTTTTCAGCGGTCCTACGGCCGGAGCCCTCCGGCATGTGCTGGATAGGGCACTGGCCTTGTACCGGACCGATCCGGCGGCATGGACAACCGCCATGCGACGCGCCATGCGAAAGGATTTTTCATGGGGCCGGTCCGCGGCTGAATACCGCGGCCTGTACCGCCGTGCGCTGGAGATGCGTTAG
- a CDS encoding VTT domain-containing protein — translation MSESKPRTGLRVGILLAGAALFALVAWKLGIGLPSPDSIRQTFDKWQADPKVGPNLVPFYLGFIFFFGIFGFPRGVVAAIGIGLMGEVKTWLAFSLILPVSALIQFMVIRWAIAAWVRDRLPAQAVQWEERILKHGFWAVALLRGFPPTAMGMFNSVCAVSALRPQIFFLGSLAGYVISSLFYVILAGFLLELYLRVWDSEWAMPIVVAIIIVTIGAMYTVYGQLKKQGKKKG, via the coding sequence GTGTCTGAATCCAAACCCAGAACCGGTCTTCGTGTCGGCATTCTGCTTGCAGGAGCGGCCCTGTTTGCCCTGGTTGCATGGAAACTCGGTATCGGACTGCCGTCTCCTGATTCGATCCGTCAAACGTTCGACAAATGGCAGGCTGACCCGAAGGTCGGACCGAATCTGGTCCCCTTTTACCTGGGGTTCATTTTCTTTTTCGGCATTTTTGGTTTCCCACGAGGTGTGGTGGCAGCGATCGGCATTGGCCTCATGGGTGAGGTTAAAACCTGGCTGGCGTTCTCGCTGATCCTGCCAGTCTCCGCCCTGATCCAGTTCATGGTGATCCGCTGGGCCATCGCTGCCTGGGTGCGTGACCGGCTTCCGGCGCAGGCGGTCCAGTGGGAAGAACGTATCCTTAAGCACGGTTTCTGGGCCGTGGCCCTGCTGCGCGGATTTCCTCCCACGGCCATGGGGATGTTCAACTCCGTCTGCGCCGTCTCGGCGCTCCGGCCGCAGATATTCTTTCTGGGCTCTCTGGCGGGCTACGTCATATCGAGCCTTTTCTACGTGATTCTCGCCGGATTCCTGCTGGAGCTTTACCTGCGCGTATGGGACTCGGAGTGGGCGATGCCGATTGTCGTGGCCATCATTATTGTGACCATAGGGGCGATGTATACCGTGTACGGTCAACTCAAGAAACAAGGGAAGAAGAAGGGGTAG
- a CDS encoding regulatory protein RecX yields MSGHPARKKNAREKPPAHVKAVDLLSRSGHSRRELARKLRQRNYGPDEIEAGVRFVEDRNFLNEERDAEAAARTLCGRGYWGLAVRARLVTRGFPKSAIDRALDQMETETPVDKALARMLPAKLPADLKARQRLALKIVRRGFPVSLVRRRFDDLPSEMLETAEAEFPDHDGCDEE; encoded by the coding sequence ATGTCCGGCCATCCAGCCCGTAAGAAGAATGCCCGCGAAAAGCCGCCGGCCCACGTAAAAGCGGTAGACCTGCTTAGCCGTTCCGGCCATTCCCGCCGGGAACTGGCCCGCAAGCTGAGGCAGCGCAATTACGGTCCCGATGAAATTGAGGCTGGAGTCCGGTTCGTCGAAGACCGGAATTTCCTCAACGAGGAACGGGACGCCGAGGCGGCTGCCCGGACCCTTTGCGGGCGGGGTTACTGGGGGCTCGCCGTGAGGGCGAGGCTCGTTACACGGGGTTTCCCGAAGTCCGCGATCGACCGGGCACTCGACCAGATGGAGACGGAAACCCCGGTGGATAAGGCCCTTGCCCGGATGCTTCCCGCGAAACTGCCGGCCGACCTGAAGGCCCGCCAGCGGCTCGCCCTGAAAATCGTCCGGCGCGGGTTCCCGGTTTCCCTGGTGCGCCGCAGGTTCGATGACTTGCCTTCAGAAATGCTCGAAACCGCCGAGGCTGAATTCCCGGATCATGATGGATGCGACGAGGAGTAG
- a CDS encoding SDR family oxidoreductase, which produces MGQILVTGGTGFVGSAVVRALCTEGERPRVLARKGSSTENLDGLSYDLIHGDLGDVLSIASAMKDVEYVFHTAAVHKVTAPREEIITANVLGTRNVLEAAAKAKVKRFVHTSSTAAIGSAPPEGLADEETIWDLGPLEVPYLDSKFLAEREVLQWIPRGLDAVIVNPSAPIGPGDRIPGPTGAVLLSFARRPWPFYFQGTQNYVDVDDVADGHLKALRKGRTGERYLLTHANFTMKEMVREVARAAGKHPPPIGIPVPFLQIGARIGALITLGALPHKSADYLEKRIAYANTKAIKELGFSPRPIGESFDRAIAYFRSKGWM; this is translated from the coding sequence ATGGGCCAGATTCTCGTCACCGGTGGAACCGGATTCGTCGGTTCGGCAGTGGTGCGTGCCCTGTGTACCGAAGGTGAACGCCCCCGCGTGCTTGCCCGCAAGGGGTCATCCACGGAGAATCTGGATGGGCTCTCTTACGACCTCATTCACGGCGATCTTGGCGATGTGCTCTCGATCGCGTCAGCAATGAAGGATGTCGAATACGTCTTTCATACCGCCGCCGTCCATAAAGTGACCGCACCGCGCGAGGAGATTATCACCGCCAATGTGCTGGGCACCCGCAATGTGCTGGAGGCCGCGGCAAAGGCAAAGGTCAAACGGTTTGTCCACACCTCTTCCACCGCTGCCATTGGTTCGGCGCCACCGGAGGGTCTTGCCGATGAAGAGACCATATGGGATCTCGGACCGCTTGAAGTGCCTTACCTTGATTCCAAGTTTCTGGCCGAACGCGAGGTCTTGCAGTGGATCCCGCGTGGCCTCGACGCCGTGATCGTCAACCCTTCAGCCCCGATCGGCCCCGGCGACCGCATTCCCGGTCCCACCGGTGCCGTCCTGCTGTCGTTCGCCCGGCGCCCCTGGCCGTTCTACTTCCAGGGAACCCAGAACTACGTGGACGTGGATGACGTGGCCGATGGCCATCTGAAGGCGCTCAGAAAGGGCCGGACCGGGGAGCGCTACCTGCTGACACATGCCAACTTCACCATGAAGGAGATGGTCCGTGAGGTGGCCCGGGCCGCCGGGAAGCACCCGCCCCCCATCGGCATACCGGTCCCTTTCCTTCAGATCGGAGCGCGAATCGGCGCATTGATCACGCTCGGCGCCCTGCCCCACAAGTCGGCTGATTATCTGGAAAAGCGTATTGCCTACGCCAATACCAAGGCTATCAAAGAACTGGGATTCAGTCCCCGGCCGATCGGGGAGAGTTTCGACAGGGCCATCGCCTATTTCCGGAGCAAGGGCTGGATGTAA
- a CDS encoding NAD-dependent malic enzyme — protein MILRTLRCRNRNMPGVLGRLLTMIGDQGGYVGEIETVSFGNNYAVRDIDILCENEAILQKILDAVKRAPDVDVLEVRDEVMDIHRGGKICSQPTHPIRSVADLRKVYTPGVADVSRAVVERPELAEIYSSIGSTVAICTNGSRVLGLGNIGPEASMPVMEGKAALLTQFVGLNAWPVLIGTRDINEFVETVVKISSTFAAIHLEDIETPACFEIEEKLIERLNKPVMHDDQHGTAVAALAAVISACKEIGMDLATAKVGQVGLGAAGFAISRLVAKYTGQPVKGCDRNSDAVARFKAGGGIESSMDDILVESDIVLMTTGVKGLLKPDRVRKGSVVMALSNPNPEIDPQEAMQAGAAIAVDGRSVNNILGYPGIWKGALDAKASRIVPEMLIAAAEAIAQEAHGDDELLPSPLNLSVHRSVAAAVARAAMKAGVAQKTLDEDYFHHIRGEQVIRTAGPS, from the coding sequence ATGATACTCCGTACGCTCCGGTGCCGGAACCGCAATATGCCGGGCGTCCTCGGCCGGCTGCTGACCATGATCGGCGACCAGGGCGGTTATGTCGGCGAGATCGAGACGGTTTCGTTCGGCAACAACTATGCGGTGCGGGATATTGATATCCTGTGCGAGAACGAGGCGATCCTCCAGAAGATTCTCGATGCCGTGAAACGGGCTCCGGACGTGGACGTGCTGGAAGTCCGCGACGAAGTGATGGATATTCACCGGGGCGGCAAGATCTGCTCCCAGCCTACCCATCCCATCCGTTCGGTGGCGGACCTGCGCAAGGTGTATACGCCGGGCGTGGCAGACGTGTCGCGGGCGGTGGTCGAGCGTCCGGAACTGGCCGAGATATACTCTTCCATCGGCAGCACGGTGGCCATCTGCACGAACGGTTCCCGTGTGCTGGGCCTTGGCAACATCGGCCCGGAAGCATCCATGCCAGTGATGGAGGGCAAGGCGGCTCTTCTGACCCAGTTCGTCGGTCTGAACGCTTGGCCGGTCCTGATCGGAACCCGGGACATCAACGAGTTCGTGGAAACAGTCGTGAAGATTTCATCTACGTTTGCCGCGATCCATCTGGAGGACATCGAAACTCCCGCCTGCTTCGAAATCGAGGAGAAGCTGATCGAACGGCTCAACAAGCCCGTGATGCACGACGACCAGCATGGCACGGCCGTCGCCGCCCTCGCTGCCGTCATCTCCGCCTGCAAGGAGATCGGCATGGACCTTGCCACGGCAAAAGTCGGCCAGGTGGGCCTGGGTGCGGCCGGTTTTGCCATTTCACGGCTGGTGGCCAAATACACAGGCCAGCCGGTCAAGGGATGCGACCGCAACAGCGACGCCGTCGCCCGGTTCAAGGCTGGCGGCGGTATCGAAAGCAGCATGGACGATATCCTCGTTGAGAGTGACATCGTGCTGATGACAACCGGCGTGAAGGGGCTCCTCAAACCTGACCGGGTACGCAAGGGCTCGGTCGTAATGGCGCTCTCGAATCCGAACCCGGAGATCGATCCGCAGGAAGCCATGCAGGCCGGAGCCGCAATTGCGGTTGACGGGCGCAGCGTGAACAACATCCTGGGCTATCCGGGGATATGGAAGGGCGCTCTGGACGCCAAGGCCAGCCGGATTGTGCCGGAAATGCTGATTGCCGCCGCCGAGGCGATTGCCCAGGAGGCGCACGGGGATGATGAACTGCTGCCATCCCCGCTCAACCTGTCGGTTCACCGGAGCGTGGCGGCCGCTGTTGCCCGTGCGGCGATGAAGGCGGGTGTTGCCCAGAAAACGCTGGACGAGGACTATTTCCACCACATCAGGGGCGAGCAGGTCATTCGGACGGCAGGCCCCTCCTGA